From Nicotiana tabacum cultivar K326 chromosome 15, ASM71507v2, whole genome shotgun sequence, the proteins below share one genomic window:
- the LOC107804959 gene encoding protein IQ-DOMAIN 13: MGKKGSWFSAIKRVFTPSSKEKLANESEKKSGKEKKGRGKLKHAENKSFIPLFRGPSSIEKILGEADEQKLLTPRFTLPSVVSPRASSYRFASPTATSPRVASPHRLISPQRVTSPKISSPKVNRNRKEISYAYRPEPTLRNLHLSATKIQAAYRGYMARRSFRALRGLVRLQGVVRSSNVKKQTANAMKQMQLLVRVQTQIQSRRIQMLENQALQHQAYRNDKDVESIASKWTQLFEAGNQDNWDDSLLTKEEVEARMRKKVEAVIKRERAMAYAYSHQLWKGDPKSALDMGSSGLWWNWLERQLPSENAYKGQPTVKDINLTPPRAISEHKPSPTPLNNNLRHILSEYNNHESITPTRAISEHKPSPTPLNNNFRRLLSDYDNHESVTPMSTRGKQMHTPNRTPPVNRASLRKYSRTRASGANYPFDLPLKDDDSLTSCPPFSAPHYMAPTASAKAKLRASSNPKERISQKQSSDTKKRFSFPLTPNIWSSKWSKGSGKDSASRNEVDKQESVADHISVDSTVSMPAVVGRRAFNRFV; encoded by the exons ATGGGGAAGAAAGGCAGTTGGTTTTCTGCTATCAAAAGGGTGTTTACACCCAGTTCCAAGGAGAAGCTAGCCAAT GAATCAGAGAAGAAAAGTGGTAAGGAAAAGAAAGGTCGCGGAAAACTGAAGCATGCAGAGAACAAATCATTTATCCCTCTCTTCAGAGGGCCAAGTAGTATTGAGAAAATACTGGGAGAAGCAGATGAACAAAAACTACTTACTCCAAGATTTACTTTACCTAGTGTTGTCTCTCCTCGGGCTTCTTCTTATAGATTTGCCTCTCCTACTGCTACTTCTCCAAGAGTTGCCTCTCCTCACAGGCTTATTTCTCCTCAAAGGGTTACTTCTCCAAAGATCTCTTCTCCTAAGGTTAATCGAAATCGTAAAGAAATCAGCTATGCTTATAGACCAGAACCAACTTTGAGGAATCTCCACCTTTCAGCAACCAAGATACAGGCAGCCTACAGAGGTTACATG GCGAGGAGGAGTTTCAGAGCATTGAGGGGTTTAGTAAGGCTTCAAGGAGTGGTGAGAAGTAGTAATGTAAAAAAGCAAACAGCAAATGCCATGAAGCAGATGCAACTTCTGGTTAGGGTCCAAACTCAAATTCAATCAAGGAGGATCCAAATGTTGGAAAACCAGGCACTTCAACACCAAGCGTACAGGAACGATAAGGACGTTGAAAGCATCGCGAGCAAATGGACTCAACTG TTCGAGGCAGGTAACCAGGATAATTGGGATGATAGTTTGCTAACcaaagaagaagtagaagcaagGATGCGGAAGAAAGTGGAGGCAGTCATCAAAAGGGAGAGAGCAATGGCATATGCCTATTCTCACCAG CTATGGAAAGGTGATCCAAAATCAGCTCTGGACATGGGATCTAGTGGATTGTGGTGGAATTGGTTGGAACGCCAGCTACCTTCTGAAAATGCATACAAGGGCCAACCTACTGTGAAAGATATCAACCTAACACCACCAAGAGCAATTTCGGAGCACAAACCAAGTCCAACGCCTCTAAACAACAATTTGAGACACATACTCTCGGAGTACAACAATCATGAATCGATCACACCAACAAGGGCAATTTCAGAGCACAAACCAAGTCCAACACCTCTAAACAACAATTTCAGACGCCTACTTTCTGATTACGATAACCATGAATCGGTCACACCAATGTCAACAAGGGGAAAACAAATGCATACTCCAAATAGAACACCGCCAGTAAACAGAGCAAGTCTAAGAAAGTATTCAAGAACCAGAGCTAGTGGTGCTAACTACCCTTTTGATCTTCCATTGAAGGACGACGATAGCCTCACAAGCTGTCCTCCATTTTCGGCTCCGCATTATATGGCACCTACTGCCTCAGCTAAAGCTAAACTCAGAGCAAGTAGCAATCCTAAGGAGAGAATCTCACAAAAACAATCCAGTGACACAAAGAAAAGATTTTCCTTCCCTTTAACTCCAAATATTTGGTCTTCCAAGTGGAGCAAAGGCTCTGGAAAGGATTCTGCTTCTCGAAATGAAGTCGACAAACAAGAGTCTGTGGCAGATCATATAAGTGTGGATTCAACTGTCTCAATGCCCGCTGTAGTTGGGAGGAGAGCTTTTAACAGATTTGTGTGA